A window of the Podospora bellae-mahoneyi strain CBS 112042 chromosome 6, whole genome shotgun sequence genome harbors these coding sequences:
- the GPI8 gene encoding glycosylphosphatidylinositol anchor biosynthesis (BUSCO:EOG09262M0W; MEROPS:MER0002477; COG:O; EggNog:ENOG503NTZT): MKRPRQSRPSSTHLPQHHDLPTNIINTTKMKLSSLLLPAFLLAGPSLAEHTSNWAVLVCTSRFWFNYRHLANVLSIYRTVKRLGIPDSQIILMLPDDMACNPRNAFPGTVYSNADRAVDLYGDNIEVDYRGYEVTVENFIRLLTDRVGEEMPRSKRLLTDDRSNILVYMTGHGGNEFLKFQDAEEIGAWDLADAFEQMWEKRRYHEILFMIDTCQANTMYSKLYSPNIIATGSSELDQSSYSHHADNDIGVAVIDRYTYYNLEFLESEVKDTSSKKTVGDLFDSYTYEKIHSHAGVRYDLFKGGAEEARRRLVTDFFGNVQNVEVDSGKGETNASFEEEMVRLSRTIAELHTRAEEQEAAERNATASAAKTGKKQQQPRKIQRVAKPLTDDNWWTKKIVGATALAGCAALWGLGSYLEGVV; the protein is encoded by the exons ATGAAACGACCGCGAC AATCCCGACCATCGTCCACTCATTTGCCACAACACCACGACCTacccaccaacatcatcaacaccaccaagatgaagctctcctccctcctcctccccgccttcctcctggccggcccctccctcgccgagCACACCTCCAACTGGGCCGTCCTAGTCTGCACCTCCCGCTTCTGGTTCAACTACCGCCACCTCGCCAACGTCCTCTCCATCTACCGCACCGTCAAACGCCTCGGCATCCCCGACTCCCAAATCATCCTGATGCTCCCCGACGACATGGCCTGCAACCCGCGCAACGCTTTCCCAGGCACAGTCTACTCCAACGCCGACCGCGCCGTCGACCTCTACGGCGACAACATCGAGGTCGACTACCGCGGCTACGAGGTCACAGTCGAGAACTTCATCCGCCTTCTCACCGACCGCGTAGGCGAGGAGATGCCCCGGTCCAAACGTCTCCTCACCGACGACCGCTCCAACATTCTAGTCTACATGACCGGCCACGGCGGCAACGAGTTCCTCAAGTTCCAAGACGCGGAGGAGATTGGCGCCTGGGATCTGGCCGATGCGTTTGAGCAGATGTGGGAGAAGAGACGGTACCACGAGATCCTGTTCATGATCGACACCTGCCAGGCAAACACCATGTACAGCAAGCTCTACTCGcccaacatcatcgccacGGGCAGCTCCGAGCTCGACCAGTCGAGTTACTCCCACCATGCCGACAACGACATCGGGGTCGCCGTCATTGACCGGTATACATACTACAACCTTGAGTTCCTCGAGtccgaggtcaaggacacGTCGAGCAAGAAGACGGTCGGCGACCTCTTTGACAGTTACACCTACGAGAAGATTCATAGTCATGCTGGAGTGAGATACGACCTCTTCAAGGGCGGGGCCGAAGAGGCAAGGAGACGGCTAGTGACGGATTTCTTTGGAAATGTCCAGAATGTTGAGGTGGACAGCGGAAAGGGGGAGACAAACGCCtcgtttgaggaggagatggtcaGGCTGAGCAGGACGATCGCGGAACTACACACACGagcggaggagcaggaggctgcCGAGAGGAATGCTACTGCCTCTGCGGCCAAGACGGggaagaagcagcaacagccaagAAAGATTCAGCGGGTTGCAAAGCCCCTGACGGATGATAACTGGTGGACCAAGAAGATTGTTGGCGCGACGGCGCTGGCTGGGTGTGCGGCactttgggggttggggtcgtATCTTGAGGGTGTGGTATGA
- a CDS encoding hypothetical protein (EggNog:ENOG503NV8K; COG:G) codes for MGRPPAYLFVVRHGYRLDAADKQWHLSSPAPYDPPLTYSGWQQCKNLGSRIASILQERVKEDELEARMNPDPNRKRKRYKVVLHSSPFLRCIQTSIAIGAGLAQDSTPFGPPDLDSRPPTPPPALEGRPRPPNIITDPPQKPVKIRKSVLRLDAFLGEWLSPTYFELITPPPESVMMLASAKSELLRREDYSHYPPFSGHHHSNSQGHLWSPTGRPSPASPPSDGGYDSLGSMVTLNNALPRSPSIGSQSSITSSLSTRPSTPKIELGVHGYVSPVPHYAVSNNNTIPPGYVAHAKDACVKVDYQWDSRGPPLDWGDGGNFPEEWASMHKRFRSGVQKLVNWYTTAEHPTDMVTKFAFQPVRRGSDGTDSEDDVETEAVVIMVSHGAGCNALIGAITHQPVLMDVGMASLTMAVRKPVVHDVDTTNANDLPPVHQLYDLKLFANSDHIRSPPTTPNPSRSPSVSVASVLNGPRGRHMSFSSTLSNFSWNDNNNSRGSSANMALNGLRRTTSNTYSSTPTTGSKLSYGINSGGGITVGSGVTSFTANKGSTFGHRPSIGLWSPISSQPEEDEDDDFLLPNFGDADRKPASSETPEQVDGAATPTPVPGTTNNLDSFNLSVSPRGTTERIPTPSFSPVTTPKAESSEQLGDGPGGLWGGNGPRPPEDADRLRDTSCTKRRWTVTERS; via the exons ATGGGGCGCCCACCGGCGTACCTGTTCGTGGTGAG ACACGGGTACCGGCTAGATGCTGCCGACAAGCAGTGGCATCTCTCATCGCCGGCTCCTTACGACCCACCTCTCACTTACAGCGGTTGGCAGCAATGCAAGAATCTGGGTAGCCGAATTGCCTCGATTCTTCAGGAAAGAGTAAAGGAAGACGAGCTTGAGGCGAGGATGAATCCAGATCCAAACAGGAAGCGAAAACGGTACAAGGTGGTCTTGCACAGTTCGCCGTTTCTTCGATGCATCCAGACTTCAATCGCTATTGGCGCGGGACTGGCACAGGACTCGACCCCCTTTGGACCTCCCGATCTGGACTCGCGGCcgcccactccccctcccgcacTCGAGGGACGACCACGGCCACCAAATATCATTACTGACCCGCCACAGAAACCTGTCAAAATTCGAAAGTCTGTTTTACGACTGGACGCATTCCTTGGAGAATGGCTTTCGCCCACCTACTTCGAACTCatcaccccaccccccgagTCTGTTATGATGCTTGCTTCTGCCAAGTCAGAGCTCCTTAGACGGGAAGATTATAGTCACTACCCACCCTTCAGTGGCCATCACCATTCCAATTCCCAAGGTCACCTCTGGAGTCCGACAGGTCGACCAAGCCCGGCTTCACCACCTAGTGACGGAGGATATGATAGCCTTGGGAGTATGGTTACCCTGAATAACGCTTTGCCTAGGAGTCCCAGCATCGGCAGCCAGAGTAGCATAACGAGCAGCCTGAGCACGAGACCCTCTACTCCTAAAATCGAGCTCGGCGTCCACGGATACGTGTCGCCGGTGCCACACTACGCTGTtagcaacaacaacacgatCCCACCAGGCTATGTGGCTCATGCCAAGGATGCGTGTGTAAAGGTCGACTACCAATGGGACTCCAGAGGACCCCCTCTGGActggggtgatggtggaaaCTTCCCAGAGGAGTGGGCCAGCATGCACAAGAGGTTCCGCAGTGGCGTCCAGAAGCTGGTTAACTGGTATACGACGGCGGAACATCCCACCGATATGGTGACGAAGTTTGCTTTTCAGCCTGTTAGGAGAGGATCGGATGGCACCGACTctgaagatgatgtcgagaCGGAGGCGGTTGTCATCATGGTGTCTCATGGTGCTGGCTGCAATGCTTTGATCGGGGCGATTACTCATCAGCCTGTGCTCATGGACGTCGGCATGGCCTCCTTGACCATGGCTGTACGGAAACCCGTGGTTCATGATGTGGACACTACCAACGCCAACGACCTGCCGCCTGTACATCAGTTGTATGACCTCAAGTTGTTTGCGAACAGTGATCACATTAGATCGCCGCCTacaacacccaacccttCCCGATCTCCCTCAGTCTCGGTGGCCAGTGTTTTGAACGGTCCTCGAGGGCGGCACATGTCGTTTTCTTCAACTTTGAGCAACTTTTCCTggaacgacaacaacaactcccGTGGGTCGTCGGCAAATATGGCTCTGAATGGGCTTAGAAGGACCACTTCGAACACATACAGCAGCACACCAACAACTGGCAGCAAGCTCTCTTATGGTATCAACAGCGGAGGAGGCATTACTGTTGGGAGTGGCGTCACTTCTTTCACGGCAAACAAGGGGTCGACCTTTGGGCATAGGCCGTCGATCGGTCTCTGGTCTCCAATCTCTTCTCAGCCggaagaggacgaagatgacgattTCTTGTTGCCCAACTTTGGCGATGCGGACCGGAAGCCAGCTTCGTCCGAGACGCCAGAGCAGGTGGATGGTGCAGCAACCCCTACCCCTGTTCCTGGCACTACCAACAACCTGGATTCGTTCAACCTCTCTGTTAGTCCTAGAGGGACTACCGAAAGGATCCCCACCCCATCATTTTCTCCCGTCACGACTCCCAAGGCGGAATCGTCGGAGCAGCTCGGGGATGGGCCTGGCGGGCTGTGGGGTGGCAACGGACCCAGGCCCCCTGAGGATGCAGATCGGTTGAGAGATACCAGCTGTACAAAGAGACGATGGACTGTCACTGAGCGGAGTTGA
- a CDS encoding hypothetical protein (EggNog:ENOG503PABQ; COG:S), whose translation MGQDLGIDLRKELGLRGGSNENDGSSTAGLIESFPPPPPPAKEPHHMMAKKKPSHSSLNSTSPTEPPNRPLPPRPVSKLGGGLSRSTTNASGFTAITPLPPPSLPPPSVPPPSVPAPNRPPPPKPLPLSVRPQVPLGMNPPTRPGTSTTAKTTTSAATAMEPPPFSTTDSKPRMSWTSTAASSLNVPRRIKYGQGKYSSVELVPQPSDDPDDPLNWPTWRKEVNFWSLMLMVAMTGVTKTIFMTVNAQVSQLYGVSYTAAAALTGVPLILSAITGLGCLIAARMVGKRPFYLGSLISFFIGTVWSTNVGFEGAYGQCMAARVFQGLGWGAWDALVLGSIQDTFFEHERNIKITIHAITTTATLWFPPILGGVASQSSAGFTLQFTILSSFFALAIPAIALGCPETVFDRAYTLSAAASAAPTPGTGLSGFGLTGTGRYKTSLPLAPYRLLSWETACTYLAKLHPYTYSTPISPSLLLQAPRAMLAPTTLLIFLVSFLPISALWSFSSSLSLIFHPLPLSLPPSSIGLFFFGPFLLSLIPVITFNYFYRKYSTIFTSTPKTHLFVTAVGLVLSFIGILTFSLHISSSLTPDPDSLMATGAKVNLPAVGFVFGLLAMGAATLEHGLQRVTIGESTAFTSRNLGVKMRNEVDMGFGVEFYRKVMMGVFVMGTQTGNWVVFEGLMGLGLGLGVAVVVLGGGLATGWWLWGGMIKGGDGWAVGGVDLGEMGNEGAGIKRSGSFFDTD comes from the exons atgggGCAGGACCTTGGGATAGACCTGAGGAAGGAGCTGGGGCTCAGAGGGGGGAGTAATGAGAACGATGGGAGCAGCACCGCGGGATTGATCGAGTCgtttccaccaccgcctcctccagcaaagGAACCGCATCATatgatggccaagaagaagccatcCCACTCATCGTTGAACTCGACTAGTCCGACGGAGCCGCCAAATCGCCCATTACCACCGAGGCCGGTATCAaagttgggaggggggttatcGAGGAGTACGACGAATGCGAGTGGGTTCACTGCCATCACACCATTACCACCGCCTAGCTTGCCTCCACCGAGTGTACCGCCACCAAGCGTGCCGGCACCAAAtcgaccacctccaccgaaGCCATTACCTTTGAGTGTTAGGCCACAAGTGCCGTTGGGTATGAACCCGCCCACCAGACCAGGGACATCAACTACGGcgaagacgacgacatcAGCAGCGACCGCAATGGAGCCTCCACCTTTTTCAACGACAGACTCAAAACCGAGAATGTCATGGACTTCGACGGCGGCATCATCGTTGAATGTGCCGCGGAGGATAAAGTACGGGCAGGGGAAGTATAGCAGTGTGGAATTGGTCCCTCAGCCGAGTGATGACCCGGATGATCCATTG AACTGGCCCACATGGCGCAAAGAAGTCAACTTTTGGTCGCTCATGTTGATGGTTGCCATGACAGGGGTGACAAAGACGATATTTATGACGGTTAATGCTCAGGTCTCCCAATTATATGGCGTGTCGTATACGGCTGCGGCCGCGTTGACCGGTGTGCCGCTGATTTTGTCGGCCATTACAGGGTTGGGGTGTTTAATTGCAGCGAGGATGGTTGGGAAGAGGCCGTTTTATCTGGGGTCGCTGATCTCGTTTTTCATCGGGACGGTGTGGAGCACCAATGTTGGTTTTGAGGGTGCATATGGGCAGTGTATGGCTGCGAGGGTGTTTCAggggctgggctggggagCATGGGATGcgctggtgttggggagtATTCAGGATACGTTCTTT gaacaCGAACGCAACATCAAGATCACCATACACGCCATCACTACCACGGCCACCCTCTGgttcccccccatcctcggcggcgTCGCCTCTCAATCCTCCGCCGGCTTCACCCTGCAAttcaccatcctcagcagCTTCTTCGCCCTCGCTATCCCGGCCATCGCCTTGGGCTGCCCAGAAACAGTTTTCGACCGAGCATACACCCTctctgccgccgcctccgccgctcCCACACCAGGGACCGGCCTTTCCGGCTTTGGCCTCACCGGCACAGGCAGATAcaaaacctccctcccgCTCGCGCCCTATAGGCTCCTCTCCTGGGAAACAGCCTGTACCTACCTCGCCAAACTCCATCCCTACACTTATTCCACCCCtatttccccctccctcctcctccaagcccccAGAGCAATGCTcgcacccaccaccctcctcatcttcctcgtctccttcctccccatctccgcCCTCTGGTCTTTTTCgtcttccctctccctcatcttccaccccctccccttaagcctccccccctcctccatcggCCTGTTCTTCTTTGGTCCGTTTCtgctctccctcatcccagTCATAACCTTTAACTATTTTTACCGGAAATACTCCACAATCTTCACCTCCACGCCCAAAACCCACCTGTTCGTCACTGCAGTAGGGTTAGTCCTCTCGTTTATCGGAATTTTGaccttctccctccacaTCAGCAGCTCGCTCACTCCCGATCCCGATTCTCTCATGGCAACAGGCGCGAAAGTCAACCTGCCGGCGGTAGGGTTCGTCTTTGGACTTTTGGCAATGGGGGCTGCGACACTGGAGCACGGGCTTCAGAGGGTGACGATTGGGGAGTCAACTGCTTTCACGAGCAGGAACTTGGGTGTCAAGATGAGGAATGAAGTTGAtatggggtttggggtggagTTTTACCGCAAGGTTATGATGGGTGTTTTTGTCATGGGGACGCAGACGGGGAACTGGGTTGTGtttgaggggttgatgggattggggcttgggttgggggttgcggtggtggttttggggggtgggttggcgacggggtggtggttgtggggggggatgatCAAGGGGGGGGACGGAtgggctgttgggggggttgatttgggggagatgggcaatgagggggcggggataaagaggagtgggagtttCTTTGATACTGACTAG
- a CDS encoding hypothetical protein (EggNog:ENOG503NZF7; COG:S) — MAPTTDERGVPIPTIDRDDEGFPPSPTLGASSLDLRSAIHSPDVSAKPTCNPTSNPSSPGVGADLTFSKKYLPLRELTLNSRPLVKRAIQFSCDGDLAVAADDSVHVFVPEFPDLTRRRKRIAEGGDPESSDEEETNEQKGKYNPETFRTQYSEGSKHMPVSFPPLDPRINKELYDAEGMPFPYDKTSAPSEPQGVEKDTNGQEDGRDAGDGDQADGVEGGDDDDWEDDSDDSSVDDDPAGGGARLGSNQPYGAGSGPITSVGSSMNHVVKISWSPSELGVNRRPILGILTGAGTLAMYGDGDMAANVLGSANGYMLQRRELASWLVLWGVGERMMVPGQSPAYSEYIRTFAWAQEIGPGQALLATLNDAKEIAIISVQTVVYVEEVLEKGRAVGGPAEKTVWHVRELVRFKAEGPHLPVSTMDPDYVPCGTSFGLSFGPWLEDDGGRTCVLGYLDRNYVGFRKLRIDKPWTRGQLPKLQVENKDTHGQCVHLTTDGFIEFEQGIFHKGDMIGCRGMISTGWHPVPFEVSLAGGAPAETAKHKTGVCGTTYNLQHCENPIIDMVVHPPPDPARPTPTPLYTLVRLSATPTTPNWYETNVPSALAADPSSPYFQWASSIQQKLEVLVPADMYQKRAYGADDSDSDEESDDGVLMEDTLEDDEGVNYTGEGLTAIDLTTDANVAREVKVVPEVHPHRFRFHGLTLSAGGGASAVLVSAHSTQHPERGGWHTQRSQVLFSYKPRRASSRSLSMYMDDDNLNFSLVNSMSTEGKLFEYLYGGGPDVPGVHYPLSSDPRHAHVAQIFAPVVRNQKCEVCGAAVTQSMRKEDLVGCEKGHFFGICALSGLAVQKPGMTRSCGTCGFKTMRPEILLQKVPEDIKEEVKGVIGRGSCMACSGKFLN; from the exons ATGGCTCCCACAACCGACGAGAGGGGTGTTCCCATTCCGACCATCGATCGTGATGACGAAGGtttccctccttctcctacTTTGGGAGCCTCTTCTCTGGACCTCAGATCAGCTATCCACTCACCGGATGTCTCTGCCAAACCCACCTGCAATCCTACCAGcaacccttcctccccaggaGTTGGTGCAGATCTAACCTTTTCTAAAAAGTATCTTCCCCTTCGGGAGTTGACCCTCAACTCGAGACCCTTGGTCAAGCGGGCCATTCAGTTCTCATGCGATGGCGACCtagctgttgctgctgacgaTTCGGTCCATGTCTTTGTTCCCGAGTTTCCAGATCTCACCAGACGCAGGAAGAGGATCGCAGAGGGAGGCGACCCGGAGTCTTCGGATGAAGAGGAAACCAATGAACAGAAAGGCAAGTACAACCCAGAGACGTTTCGGACGCAATACTCTGAGGGTAGCAAACACATGCCCGTCTCTTTTCCACCACTCGACCCGCGGATCAACAAGGAGCTCTATGATGCTGAAGGGATGCCTTTTCCTTACGACAAGACTTCTGCCCCGTCCGAGCCTCAGGGTGTTGAGAAGGACACAAATGGTCAAGAGGATGGCCGAGATGCCGGAGATGGTGATCAGGCCGACGGTGTCGAGGGGGGCGACGATGACGACTGGGAAGATGACTCAGACGATAGCAGTGTTGACGATGACccagctggcggtggtgccagACTCGGCTCCAATCAGCCATACGGCGCGGGCTCTGGCCCGATCACCAgtgttggcagcagcatgAACCACGTCGTCAAGATCAGCTGGTCGCCGTCCGAGCTCGGGGTCAACAGACGCCCGATCCTCGGCATTCTCACCGGAGCTGGGACGCTCGCCATGTACGGCGACGGTGACATGGCCGCGAACGTGCTCGGCAGCGCCAACGGGTACATGCTGCAGCGCCGTGAGCTCGCGTCCTGGCTGGTTCTTTGGGGCGTGGGCGAGCGGATGATGGTGCCCGGCCAGTCGCCCGCCTACAGCGAGTACATCCGTACGTTCGCCTGGGCGCAGGAAATCGGCCCTGGCCAGGCACTGCTGGCCACGCTGAACGATGCCAAGGAGATCGCCATCATCAGCGTACAGACAGTCGTGTATGTGGAAGAGGTTTTGGAGAAGGGAAGGGCGGTGGGTGGTCCTGCCGAGAAGACGGTCTGGCATGTCCGTGAGCTTGTACGCTTCAAGGCGGAGGGGCCCCATCTGCCTGTTTCG ACCATGGATCCAGACTATGTTCCTTGCGGCACCTCCTTTGGTCTGAGCTTTGGTCCCTGgcttgaggatgatggtggacgTACGTGTGTCCTTGGATATCTCGACCGGAACTACGTCGGCTTCCGCAAACTTCGCATCGACAAACCGTGGACCAGAGGCCAGTTGCCCAAGCTTCAGGTTGAGAACAAGGACACCCACGGCCAATGTGTTCATCTGACCACGGACGGGTTTATTGAGTTTGAGCAAGGG ATCTTTCACAAGGGTGATATGATAGGCTGCCGGGGAATGATTTCTACAGGCTGGCATCCTGTTCCGTTTGAGGTTTCCCTCGCCGGTGGAGCCCCGGCTGAAACGGCGAAGCACAAGACGGGCGTCTGCGGAACCACATACAACCTCCAGCATTGCGAGAACCCCATCATTG ATATGGTTGTCCACCCCCCGCCTGACCCGGCCAGACCAACTCCGACCCCTCTGTACACCTTGGTTCGCTTGTCTGCCACGCCCACCACGCCGAACTGGTATGAGACCAACGTCCCTTCTGCTCTCGCCGCGGACCCCAGCAGTCCTTACTTTCAGTGGGCTAGCTCAATCCAACAAAAGCTGGAGGTATTGGTCCCAGCCGACATGTACCAGAAGCGTGCCTACGGTGCCGACGACAGCGATTCGGATGAGGAGTCTGACGACGGCGTTCTCATGGAAGATACCCTTGAGGATGACGAAGGCGTTAATTACACGGGAGAAGGACTCACGGCTATCGATCTCACCACGGATGCTAATGTCGCCAGGGAGGTCAAGGTTGTCCCCGAGGTCCACCCTCATCGGTTCCGTTTCCACGGTCTTACCTTGtctgctggcggcggcgcctCTGCTGTCTTGGTTTCTGCCCACAGCACGCAGCATCCCGAGCGAGGCGGTTGGCACACGCAGCGCTCGCAGGTCTTGTTCAGCTACAAACCTCGTCGCGCCTCGAGCCGTTCCCTGAGTATGTACATGGACGACGACAACCTGAACTTTTCCTTGGTGAATTCCATGAGCACCGAAGGGAAACTGTTTGAGTATCTCTACGGCGGCGGCCCCGACGTGCCAGGCGTGCACTACCCGCTGTCGTCGGATCCCCGACACGCCCATGTTGCTCAGATCTTTGCTCCTGTGGTTCGGAACCAAAAGTGCGAGGTTTGCGGGGCGGCCGTCACGCAAAGCATGAGGAAGGAGGACCTGGTTGGGTGTGAAAAGGGGCATTTCTTTGGCATTTGTGCTCTGAGCGGGCTGGCTGTGCAGAAGCCGGGTATGACGCGGAGCTGCGGGACATGCGGGTTCAAGACGATGAGGCCGGAGATTTTGCTGCAAAAGGTTCCCGAGGatatcaaggaggaggtcaagggggTTATTGGACGGGGGAGCTGCATGGCCTGCTCGGGCAAGTTTCTCAACTAG
- the CRC1 gene encoding carnitine transporter (EggNog:ENOG503NTYD; COG:C), with protein MSSTSPDQKLQAVLPDAVADKIPHIPESKEELKADAKAAASTGLAQVRSFVAGGFGGVCAVVVGHPFDLVKVRLQTAEKGVYSSAIDVVRKSVAKDGLKRGLYAGVSAPLVGVTPMFAVSFWGYDLGKSIVRSTSTVSPDGNLSIAQISAAGFFSAIPMTAITAPFERVKVILQVQGQKQLAPGEKPKYSGGMDVVRQLYREGGVRSVFRGSAATLARDGPGSAAYFAAYEYCKRALTPKDPVTGEASGKLSLTAITCAGAAAGVAMWIPVFPIDTVKSRLQTAEGNVTIGGVVKGLYAKGGYKAFFPGFGPALARAVPANAATFLGVELAHQAMNKVFN; from the exons ATGTCGTCCACATCCCCCGACCAGAAGCTCCAGGCTGTCCTCCCCGACGCCGTAGCCGATAAGATCCCCCACATCCCAGAAAgcaaggaggagctcaaggcgGACGCCAAGGCGGCGGCTTCGACGGGCTTGGCCCAAGTACGGTCGTTTGTCGCcggtggctttggtggtgtctGCGCTGTGGTTGTCGGTCATCCTTTTGACTTGGTCAAGGTCAGGCTTCAGACtgctgagaagggggtgtACTCGAGTGCGATTGatgtggtgaggaagagtgTGGCCAAGGATGGGTTGAAGAGAGGGTTGTATGCTGGTGTGAGCGCGCCCTTGGTCGGTGTTACGCCCATGT TCGCCGTCTCCTTCTGGGGCTACGACCTCGGCAAGAGCATCGTCCGCTCCACCTCTACCGTCAGCCCAGATGGCAACCTCTCCATTGCCCAGATTTCCGCCGCCGGTTTCTTCTCCGCCATCCCCATGACCGCCATTACCGCCCCCTTTGAGCGCGTCAAGGTCATCCTCCAGGTTCAGGGTCAGAAGCAGCTCGCCCCCGGGGAGAAGCCAAAGTACAGCGGCGGCATGGACGTCGTCCGCCAGCTCTACCGCGAGGGCGGTGTCCGCTCCGTCTTCCGCGGTtccgccgccaccctcgcccgtGATGGTCCCGGTTCGGCTGCTTATTTCGCTGCGTATGAGTACTGCAAGCGGGCGCTCACCCCCAAGGATCCCGTCACTGGCGAGGCCAGCGGCAAGTTGAGCTTGACGGCTATTACCTGCGCTGGTGCCGCTGCTGGTGTGGCCATGTGGATTCCTGTCTTCCCTATCGATACGGTGAAGAGTAGGCTGCAGACTGCGGAGGGCAATGTCACGATTGGTGGCGTCGTCAAGGGCCTGTATGCCAAGGGTGGTTACAAGGCCTTTTTCCCTGGTTTCGGGCCCGCGTTGGCGAGAGCGGTCCCTGCTAATGCGGCGACCTTTTTGGGCGTAGAGCTGGCGCACCAGGCCATGAACAAGGTCTTCAACTGA